The sequence AACAGAGGattcccagaacacctggggacagggacaccagctCCAGAGACCCTTCCAGAGAAAGGGGGTTCTCACAGCCCCCCTCAATCCCAACCACCCAACAGGGGATTCCCAGGATACCTGGGGGCAGAGACTGCTTCAgcttctctgccttctccttgTCGGTGATGACCAGGGTGTAGAGGTACCGGCTGCAGCGCACCTTGAACTTCACATTGTCCTTGTTCTTCTTGATCTTGACGgctgtggggaggaggggacagcagggacaccccagtgtcacccctggGAATCCCAATGCacgccctgccctgtgcagaaaCCTCCAGTTCCATCCAGAgtgaggatggggaggaaaAAGCTCTGGCAGTGCTCAACTCTCCCTTGTCACAGGATTCCCGAGGGATCCTGCCACAGCCAGATCCAAACAAGAGGaattagaggggaaaaaactctTCCCGTGTTGCTGAACAGTGAGACAAGGCAGCTCTTTGACTCAATTATCCTCGTTTTGTGGTGGCAACAAAAATCTCCTGGTGAGGATGATGAATGAATCACCTGTGGTGGCACAACTCCAACATTCCACACAGCATCATCCCACAGAGCAGGGGGAGCTCCAGGAATTGCCTCTGGAGAGCTGCACCATCCCACAGAGCAGGGGGAGCTTCAGGAATTGCCTCCAGGGGTTTGGCTGAACCCCCCAGGGCatgcagagctgagagcagcgttccagggacaccccagaggAGGGACCAGGCCAGCCCCGACCCCTCGGCATTCCCAAGGCAAGGAGCTCCTCAGTGCCCACAGGGAACGAGCTGGAGCCTCCCCCAGTCCTGTCTGAGACCCTCACTCACACTTGGCGTCCTTCCGCCGCGCCGTCAGCAGGAAATCCTTGATCTCCTCAATCTTGCGAGGCTGTGAGAGCAAACACAAACTCATGGAATGAAAAATCATGGAATGTTCCGTTTGGAAAGACCCCAAAGTTCATccgtgccatgggcagggacagttCCAGCCTAGGGCTCTCCAGGGATGCGCTGTGAGCCCAGAGCTCACTCCCAGGCCACAGAACCCTCCAGGGTCCCGCTCACCCACCCCAGAGACCCCCCAAGCCCCCCTCCCTCACTGCAGCACCCTCCCCtcgcagcccccggcccctcACCATGGTTCCGGCTCGGCTTCGGCAGCTCCAACCTGCGGCACAAACGGGCCAAGATGGTGTCAGCGCAGCCCCCCGCCATCGcgccccccgctccccgcccgccaTCGGGTGCCCCCATGCTCCCTCCTCCGCCTCAGTCCACCCCGGGGCCGCCCGGTGCCGCGAGGCCGCGGATGGCGGCGGATCCCCCAGGTCCCCCCCCCCGGGTCCCCCCGGCCGCCATCGCTCACCCGCAACCGCTGAGAACAAACCGGAAATGAGCGCGGCACTTCCGCATCCGGGGCTTTATTTCCTACGGCGCGGGCGGCGGACAAAAAGCTTCGGGTGGCGGTGGTAGCTGCGATGAGCGGGCGGGGGCTCAGCCCCGGTACGAACGGGACCGGCTGCGGCTGCGGTGGGGATTTcgggcacctccagccccccggAGCCGGGCACGGCTGGGAGCTGCCGGGCACGGGGAGCAGGGCGGGCTGCTGGCAGGTCTCCGAGCCGCAGAACCCCTCCGGGGATGATCCGTCCGAGGTTCAGTCCCAGGGAGCCCTGGGTGATGCCAGCGCTCGGTAACCCGGGCAGGGCTGTAATGGAGCGGTTCTGCCACAAGAGAGAGCTTCGATCCCGCTGAAAACCCCAAAGCCGGGCAAACCGCCCCAAAACGCCGCGCAGAATCCTTGGGGGTGGGTGGCGAGGAGAAGGAACCCCatgctgtcactgtccccatcctcatcctcattcTGTCACTGTCCCTATcctgtccccatctccatccccatcctgtcactgtccccatccccatcctgctaCTGTTCCCATCCTGCCACTGTCCCCAACCCCATcctatccccatccccatcctatCCCCATCCTGTCactctccccatccccatcctgtcactgtcactgtccccatccccatccccgtcctgccactgtccccatccccatcctgtccccattcccgtCCCCaacctgtcactgtccccatcGCCGTCCCCATCCTGTCGCCATCTCCATCCCcctcctgtcactgtccccatccccatcccggTCCTGCCAAGCCCTGAGTGGGTTTTGGGccggtttttggggtgctgggatgtTCCCAAGGGATGCTGGATCGGGTCacaccctcccagtgctcccagtatcaGCCCAAGCCCAGTTACTGGGATGACACCcgcagctgccagcccagggctccccccaggagaggattttggggggtgaCCCTTCCTCCCCGGCACAATCGAGCTTTTTAATTGTTTGATTTACTTACCTCCCCTCCGATGGGCTGCTCTACTCCGCTGCCTTTTAATTGCTCCCGAAGCCGAGcgctttttcatgttttcagaaatgctgaatgCTGTAATTAAAGCCCTGGCGGCGTAAATCAGCGGCGGGGGAGGACGACAGCCCCGAATTAAAGCTTTTGGCATGACAATAAAACTAAAGTGCCGCGAAAAGGGCCCGGTTTGGCACCAGCGCGGGGTGCTGACACCGAGGGGGCTGAGGCACCCTccaggcaccccaaaatccccgggTTTTATAGGATTATGGAAAGAttggggttgggagggacctcaagGCTCTCCCTGCCGCATCCCTAGTGGTGTCCCGGGGTTGGATGGTTTGGAGCGGCCTGGGATGATGGGAGGTGTCAGGGGGAGGAATGGAATGGGTTTGGGGTCTCTTCccagccaaaccattccatttttgtgtcattaatgaagatgtGAAGGAACCCTGGTCCCAGCAAGGACCCTGATGGCCACCAGCACCCTGAGCCATTGTCCCTGTGGGTGGGAGGGGACATTCCCAGCGGCTCCTTCTCCATCCCCAACGCCCCCGTTTGGGTCCCAAAACGCAGCTTGGCCCCaccctggggcaggagaaggggctgGTGATTgtccccccctgccctgcacccctggGGCAGCGTCATTGCCACCCTCCCCAGGGAAAGGCAGCCCTTCTCCTTCATTAATAATAatcataaataatttatatatatatatatatatatatatatatatatatatatatatatatatatatatatatatatatatatatatatatatatatatatatatatatatatatatatatatatatatatatataattattatatattatatataaatacatctATTCTATATAAATACTACAAATATGTATGATTACATATGATAAttatcatatattatataaaactataaattattcataaatattataaatatagaaataattatttgtgTAAtgtaattatattatatattatataaaaatatattatatataaatagtGTAAATAAATGCATAAGTATTTATacattataattattatttattatataaagatataaaatattatagatATAGAAATGATTTTAtacatattattatatattgtatataaatataatctattatatataaatactgtaaatatataattaattatatttatatatagatatatataattatataaatattataaataatattattaattaatatttaaagcCGAGTGGGCGCCTAAATCAACAAAAATAATTCATGAGAGCCGTTAGCTTCTCAAAGCCAGGCTCTTTTTACGACtgacattaaattaaaaaaaaaaaaaaattaaaaatcccagctccaaaccccagcACGTTCGGGATCCGCAGCTTTTCTGAGACATCAAATGCGTTTCCTGCCGCctccccccggcccggcccggctccgccGCCGGAGGAAATTCAATTAACGGCCTTAATTCACCCTGCGAGAGCCGATTGAGATGGAAAAATCCCCCGGATTCTGCTCGGGAAGCGCCGTGGAAGGATCAGGGGGGTCGAACCTCGAGGTTTGGGGGTGCCCCGAACCCCTTGgtgtgtggggtttgtggggtcagtggggaccctcccccttcctcctcctcctcctcctcttctgcagcagctccaaaggGAGTCCTTGGAGGGAAAATGAGATTCCAAAGCCACCCCGAGGTGTTCCATCatccccagcacccctgcagGAGCTGCGGGTGCCACCTGGGccctggggcacctgggggacCTGGTGGCACATTGGGGACCTGGGGACACAGTTTGGGACTTCCAGGACCTGGTGGCACGTTGGGGGACCTGGGAGACCTGGTGGCACAATGTGGGACCTGGTGGCACATTGGGGGACCTTGGGGACCTGGTGGCACATTGGGGACCTGGTGGCACAATGTGGGACCTGGGGACACAGTTTGGGACTTCCAGGACCTGGTGGCACATTGAGGGACCTGGGAGACCTGGTGGCACGTCGGGGAACCTGGTGGCATGATGTGGGACCTGGTGGCACAGTGTGGGACCTGGTGGCACATTGGGGGACCTTGGGGACCTGGTGGCACATTGGGGAACCTGGTGGCATGATGTGGGACCTGGTGGCACAGTGTGGGACCCTCGGGGAACTGGTGGCACCATGTGGGACCTGGTGACACAGTTTGGGACCTTAGGGACCTGGTGGCACCATGTGGGACCTGGTGACACAGTTTGGGACCTTAGGGACCTGGTGGCACAAtgtggaggtgtccctgcccatggcaagggtggAATGGGGtgacctttaaggtccttcccagcCAAACCATCCCATGGTTCTGTGGCCACGCTCACTTTCGGGGTCCCACAGCTGGCCTGAGCacgggaggtgtccctgtccttggGAACGGGGACATCTCGGGGGGGTGAGCCCCAGTCTGGGGACACGAGTGGCTGCCACATGCCTGGGGTGTGGCAGATGGAGCCGTGCCCGGCAGAATCCTGGGATCAGGTTGGAGAAGACCTCCAGGGGTGAATCCaagccccatccccaccttgtccccagcccagagctctgagtgccacctccaggagtgaatctgtgccctgtccccaccttgtccccagctctgagtgccacttccagcccttccctgggtccctgcagggatgggcgcTCCAAACCcgcctgggcagctccttccaggAGGGAATTCCCGGTGGATATTTCCCaacaaacacagagcagcacgTCCCCACACCGTTCCCAGGGTGGTGGCACCGTGCTGGTCcctctgtcactgtcactgtcaccgtgCTGCCCCTGGTTTGTTCCTCCAGCCCCGAGTCCCTCGGAGCCGGGATTGAGCCGGGATTGAGCCGGGATTGAGCCGGGACTGAGCCgggagctggcagagggagcagagacaCCACAGGACACGTTCCCTGCAGATCCAGGGcacaaactgcagcaggaattgATTTCTCCCCGAGTTTAGCAGAATTCCTCtccccagcacagaggagcAAGGCGGATTGCCCTCTCTGCCGTGTGCTGGCAGCATTTAtcaccagcagggacaggaatcTCTCCCtgtttccctcttttttcccctttccctctcaTTTTCCTGCGTGCAGGGCTCCtggtgcagctcccagcccatccatcaGCCCAGCCTCGAGCAGCTTCAGGGGCACTTTGGGACCCAAACCGCCCCTTTGGAGGCTCCGTGGGgttttcctgcctctccccCCTTCTGTTCCGTGTTTGTGGAGGACAAAGGCTGAggggggagcaggcagagctgaatcccaggaaaaaaaatgcctgtTTTCATGGAAATGCCCCGGAAATGAGGCAGCAAATTTGGGGAATGGGGAGcacggggctggggaagggtctgggggGGGAGGTGAGgtcagggaggagaaggaaaccGGGCTGGAAGTTTCCTGCAGGCATCGGGCACGGCGGGAAGCTCTGGAATACAGACATTTCTTATAATTAGGGATGGGCTGGATCCTGCCCCAGATGGAGCCAGGGGCAGCGTCTGCGTGGGGaggggctcctgccctgcccccgATTGTTCTGGGGGCTCTGAGaacctggggctggggggtgacacacaccccagtgtcccccctgtccccctcagggggctctgccctggctggggacacaggccAGCTCTGTcttgtccctgtgtgtcccacaCGTGTCCTCCTTGTCTTCTCCTAGGAGAGCAGTGCATACTCACGGCATCAGCTTCTCGATTTTATATTTCCATGTGTAAATTTAAGGTAGAGGCACAGTAGCAAAGAAGGGTACATTGCAGCTCTCTTGGGAGGTGGTAGGGCCAGTTTTGTGTGTTCCAGTTTTGGTCCATATCCTTGAAAAGGCTCCTATGTACAtgtatacatatttttttttcaacgATCATTTCATTTGCAAAGAATCAGAGATGTAAATCACAATATTCTTCATAAAGCTGTGCAAAATACGCTGTGCAAAATCCACGATGAATCCTTGTCCCCAcgatgtccccaaaccccagcgGTGACCCAGGGGTG is a genomic window of Molothrus aeneus isolate 106 chromosome 26, BPBGC_Maene_1.0, whole genome shotgun sequence containing:
- the RPL38 gene encoding large ribosomal subunit protein eL38, which translates into the protein MPRKIEEIKDFLLTARRKDAKSVKIKKNKDNVKFKVRCSRYLYTLVITDKEKAEKLKQSLPPGLAVKELK